The nucleotide window CGATGACATCAAGGAAACAAATTATAATAAACAATTCGGGAAATGTGTAACCGTTCTGGAATGTAACGTCACTTACGGAAACAAGGGCGCCATTAAGTCATTCATGCAATTGATTAACGTGGAAAGGTATGTCATGCTCCCATCCGCTACGCTGTTTCCCAAGATTAATAAACGATCCCTGTCACCagataagaaaattatcGTGACGTACTCTTTGGAAAATCCATGTGTCagtaatgatgatttattgaGATTGAATTTGGACATTAAACAAAATTGTGATCCATCATTACCATTGAATAAGAGGAAAAACTACAAGTTGAAATCAATACATTTCCAATTGAAGGAAACCATGGAAGTATATTCTAAAAGTTCCACTTTTGAAGAACCaagagaaaatattatttccaCTTCATCAAACCAATTGACAGATCAGCTCATATCAATGAATGGGATAAACTTAAAATTTAACATAAAGGTCTCGACAAAGGATCCATTGTTTAAGAACTTCCTTTCCACCAGCCAAGAACCGGCATTCCTTTTCAAGTTACCCTCCTCCTCGTCTGCTGCCGCAGCAGCTGCATCACCTTCATATCCAATAAGGACAAAACTACTACAGAATAAATCCAATGACATACCGTTACAATACCATACTTCTATCTCAACAAGGGGGAAATTATTTTCCGTCTCTCACTCCCTAGAAATGAAGTTTAAACTGGCAAACGCAAAGGATTTCCAACTAACTCAAAGGATAGACGTCTCACCATGGTCACCAACAAAGattaaatatatagatcaaattattaataacGAAAAGATGACGGCACAATTCGCCACCAAGTtctataataattttggaaCGATAAAGAAAAACTCACATTCAGGGAATTTGGAGTACCCTGTGCTACCACCTGTGATCCACTACGAAAACGCTCAAGAAGCTGTACCTCTCatagaataaataattaaatgTCAGACATTAATGTGACGCGCAAATATACAAGAGAGAGAAAAAGGGAATGTTGATGCCGACTATAATCCAACTAAACtaagcaaaaaaaaaatcattcaaaatTGGTATTCACGCTTCTTCCCCTTGTATATTCTGCATTCAAACAGTTAACTAAAGTAGGAAATTTTAATACTAATTTGGGTAGACTTCTATTTGCTTTGATATGtccaattcattaaacGGCTTGGTTCCAACCAAGAATATGGACACTaatacattattattacgGCTTCTACAAAGACAGGAATTTCAAGATTACCCCCAATTATACGCTAATTCCGGAAGAGCCCTTGTTACCTCTTACTACAACCACTTCGTTGATGACGTTCGTTCAATGCAAATTAGTGACTATCAAATAATCTACCATCTCCGTACCAAGATTCCAAATGACCACCGTACGATCTTAGctcatttttttgaagattttcaaCTCAACTTCACCATTAACTGGGACATCTTCCAACAATACatcaaatatatcattGAAACCACTGATATACCACACTTAATTGTAATCCTCAATCGTAAGGTCgcaaattttgaatattgcTATAACGTGAAAAGGGTTACTCTACCTTTGCTATTAGACGAAGTTGATTTTTACAAAAGTACTTATCCACATACAGACATCGAGTACCGTGATGTTTACTATTGGTTTTATCAGCATTACCCCAAAGCTTGCTCCCTTGCTTCCAATCAGCACCTCATTCCACCAAAACCttctttccaaaaatatcaaaaacaCTTTGGGGAACATTATTGGGATACTTTTGCAGGAGCGATCCGCCCTCATGGATCCTTGGATAATCGCTAGacatcttggaaaataaagGGAAAGGTTCACTTCTCTCTATATTTTGTTTACTTTATTCATCTTACCTACAATGTAATATTAACTCTACCTTAAATTAAGTCAagttatatatatatatatataatgttCGCACGTCGCGCAAATCAACGAACTTTCAATTAATACCATCACCATCAAACGACCATTCTCTGGACAT belongs to Naumovozyma castellii chromosome 3, complete genome and includes:
- the NCAS0C02180 gene encoding uncharacterized protein produces the protein MSNSLNGLVPTKNMDTNTLLLRLLQRQEFQDYPQLYANSGRALVTSYYNHFVDDVRSMQISDYQIIYHLRTKIPNDHRTILAHFFEDFQLNFTINWDIFQQYIKYIIETTDIPHLIVILNRKVANFEYCYNVKRVTLPLLLDEVDFYKSTYPHTDIEYRDVYYWFYQHYPKACSLASNQHLIPPKPSFQKYQKHFGEHYWDTFAGAIRPHGSLDNR
- the RGL1 gene encoding Rgl1p (ancestral locus Anc_8.530) translates to MAPQLHIGSNTNTTWPVISLKPSYNSVIRGCPGLPETLPRIECQLQIRSNNGHCFTIEKIEIVLKTVESIFHGSTASSLISKPPLPTSSSSSSSSASSSSSKFEKISTHYKKNVLISSTEKELVGIDIPLTIALPDDIKETNYNKQFGKCVTVLECNVTYGNKGAIKSFMQLINVERYVMLPSATLFPKINKRSLSPDKKIIVTYSLENPCVSNDDLLRLNLDIKQNCDPSLPLNKRKNYKLKSIHFQLKETMEVYSKSSTFEEPRENIISTSSNQLTDQLISMNGINLKFNIKVSTKDPLFKNFLSTSQEPAFLFKLPSSSSAAAAAASPSYPIRTKLLQNKSNDIPLQYHTSISTRGKLFSVSHSLEMKFKLANAKDFQLTQRIDVSPWSPTKIKYIDQIINNEKMTAQFATKFYNNFGTIKKNSHSGNLEYPVLPPVIHYENAQEAVPLIE